One Myxosarcina sp. GI1 genomic window carries:
- a CDS encoding CHASE2 domain-containing protein, with translation MNKLVVLKLGEETLKTGFPVTLQIGEEYTRPSVEITGNLPAYPEIIYHYRYWQTIYRNLKLASRPIGLPKQTLAANTIEECQQAANIFNTHFNNWLAADSFRPIREKFLEKLSPEDSIRILLQTEDFQIQQLPWQLWDLLEQYPKAEIALSSSVYEQADRKAYIGEKIKILAILGNSQGIDTKTDRAILERLPNVDITFLVEPERQEINDRFWEQHWQILFFAGHSSTQELKNAGKIYINQTESLTITQLKYALKKAVARGLQLAIFNSCDGLGLAREFAPLQIPQIIVMREPVPDKVAHQFSKYFLQAYSQGTSCYLAVREARERLQGVESQYPCASWLPVICQNPAEVPLIWQELYNSKPILNSTQVLVKFTPNKKKINLFSFSAILIVSTLMFGLVMGTRYFGFLQSLELKAFDRLLQLRPSEKPDPRLLIVAITEEDVRNQQSEKPRGSLSDKSLARLLTQLEQARPAVIGLDIYRDYPVDEEDSELDKLLKNSSSLVSVCKVSNPRAGISGVAPPPEVSKNNLGFSNILLDSDNVVRRHYLALTPLASVCNTSYSLSVQLALRYLYNQGIELKFTSEGAWQLGKLTFKPLESHTGGYQGIDALGHQILLNYRASPSLEAIAPQISLGDFLAGKLNDSAIKDRIVLIGTTAESFRDYSLTPYTDNGKPKIIPGVVLQAQMVSQLINAAMDRRPLLQTWSIWYEIFWIWSWSLIGSLLAWYLRQPNYLIIGVGGVLLILSGASLILLIIFALWIPLVPAFLAVSGSAICTAVFLANSKNPKLS, from the coding sequence GTGAACAAGTTAGTTGTTTTAAAATTAGGAGAAGAAACCTTAAAAACTGGTTTTCCCGTAACTCTGCAAATTGGAGAAGAATATACTCGCCCTAGCGTTGAAATTACAGGTAATTTACCTGCCTATCCAGAAATTATCTATCATTACCGTTATTGGCAAACTATTTACCGTAATCTAAAGTTGGCATCTCGCCCCATTGGTTTACCCAAACAAACTCTTGCCGCCAATACCATAGAAGAATGTCAGCAAGCCGCAAATATTTTTAACACACATTTCAACAATTGGCTGGCAGCAGATTCTTTTCGTCCCATTCGTGAGAAATTTTTAGAAAAGCTCTCTCCAGAAGATAGCATTCGCATCCTATTACAAACTGAAGATTTTCAAATACAACAACTACCCTGGCAGCTTTGGGATTTATTAGAACAATATCCCAAAGCAGAAATAGCTTTAAGTTCTTCTGTATACGAACAGGCGGATAGAAAAGCATACATTGGCGAAAAAATCAAGATATTAGCTATTTTGGGTAATAGTCAGGGAATTGATACCAAAACTGACAGAGCCATTCTCGAACGTTTACCTAATGTTGATATTACTTTTTTAGTAGAACCAGAACGTCAAGAAATTAATGACCGATTTTGGGAACAGCATTGGCAGATTTTATTCTTTGCAGGACATAGTTCTACTCAAGAACTAAAGAATGCTGGCAAAATTTATATCAATCAAACTGAGAGTCTAACTATAACTCAATTAAAGTATGCCCTAAAAAAAGCAGTTGCAAGAGGTTTACAATTAGCTATTTTTAACTCTTGTGATGGCTTAGGATTAGCACGGGAGTTTGCACCCCTACAAATTCCTCAAATTATTGTCATGCGAGAACCAGTTCCTGACAAGGTAGCACATCAGTTTTCCAAATATTTTTTACAGGCATACTCTCAGGGAACTTCTTGTTATTTAGCCGTGCGAGAAGCAAGAGAGCGATTACAGGGTGTAGAGAGTCAATATCCTTGTGCTAGTTGGTTGCCTGTTATCTGTCAAAATCCTGCGGAAGTACCTTTAATTTGGCAAGAACTGTATAATAGCAAACCTATACTCAATTCAACTCAAGTTTTAGTCAAATTTACTCCCAATAAAAAGAAAATAAACTTATTTAGTTTTTCAGCAATCCTAATAGTAAGCACCCTGATGTTTGGGTTAGTAATGGGGACAAGATATTTTGGTTTCTTGCAATCTCTAGAATTAAAAGCGTTCGATCGCTTATTGCAATTACGTCCTTCGGAAAAACCCGATCCGCGCCTTTTAATTGTAGCCATAACAGAAGAAGATGTACGAAACCAACAATCGGAAAAACCGCGAGGTTCTCTATCAGATAAATCTCTTGCTCGGCTGTTAACACAATTAGAACAAGCTCGACCAGCAGTGATTGGGTTAGACATCTATCGGGATTATCCAGTGGATGAAGAAGATTCCGAACTAGACAAATTATTGAAAAACAGCAGTTCCCTAGTAAGTGTCTGTAAAGTTAGCAATCCTCGCGCGGGTATATCGGGTGTTGCTCCACCTCCAGAAGTTTCCAAAAATAATCTAGGTTTTAGTAATATTCTTCTAGATTCAGATAATGTGGTGCGTCGTCATTATTTAGCTTTAACTCCTCTTGCTTCTGTTTGTAATACTTCTTACTCTTTAAGTGTTCAACTTGCTTTACGCTATCTCTACAACCAAGGCATCGAACTTAAATTTACCTCTGAAGGCGCATGGCAACTAGGAAAACTAACCTTTAAACCCCTGGAATCACATACTGGAGGATATCAAGGAATTGATGCTTTAGGTCATCAAATCTTACTCAATTATCGAGCTTCACCTTCCCTAGAAGCGATCGCTCCACAAATATCTTTGGGTGATTTTTTGGCGGGAAAACTAAACGATTCGGCAATTAAAGACCGCATAGTTCTAATTGGTACGACAGCAGAGAGCTTTCGCGATTATTCTTTAACTCCCTACACTGACAATGGAAAACCCAAAATCATTCCAGGAGTAGTATTGCAAGCTCAAATGGTTAGCCAACTTATTAATGCTGCTATGGATAGAAGACCTTTATTACAAACTTGGTCGATCTGGTATGAAATCTTTTGGATATGGAGTTGGTCTTTAATTGGTAGTTTATTAGCTTGGTATTTGCGGCAGCCTAATTATTTAATAATAGGTGTTGGAGGAGTATTACTGATTTTATCTGGTGCTAGTCTGATTTTATTAATTATATTTGCTTTATGGATTCCTTTAGTTCCTGCATTTTTAGCTGTGAGCGGTAGTGCTATATGTACGGCAGTCTTTCTAGCAAATAGCAAAAACCCTAAGTTAAGTTAA
- a CDS encoding DUF928 domain-containing protein, which translates to MMITNNYWRTFKLITTLVIITIVAGIARSSKLLAESVIVSSKSIEFVPPPPPPDRSAAGDRGEAASRGCINSEQPLTALVPSYQQTIHLNKEETIPVTKVWGLTTSEYPTFWFLIPFKHREISSMEFVLKDESQQPSKTIYRNLLTIPETPGIISIATKHHAPSLKISQTNQPKMYHWFLKVRVKCNPQQPAKLHFVEGWIERTNLNWEFGDRLEQLTAIEKAAFYAKKGIWHDAVTNLAELSLANPGSDRQNYAAEWKSLLQSVDLEILANYPLLDCCKFLE; encoded by the coding sequence ATGATGATTACCAACAACTATTGGCGGACTTTTAAACTAATTACCACCTTAGTTATCATAACTATCGTGGCTGGGATTGCTCGCTCTTCAAAACTATTGGCAGAGTCAGTTATTGTTAGTAGCAAATCAATCGAATTTGTTCCCCCACCTCCACCACCAGACCGTAGTGCAGCAGGCGATCGCGGTGAAGCTGCAAGTCGCGGATGTATTAATAGCGAGCAACCTTTAACAGCATTAGTTCCAAGTTATCAACAAACAATTCATTTAAATAAAGAAGAAACTATTCCAGTCACTAAAGTTTGGGGGTTAACAACCTCTGAATATCCTACTTTTTGGTTTTTAATTCCTTTCAAGCACAGGGAGATTTCGTCAATGGAGTTCGTTCTCAAAGATGAGTCTCAACAACCTAGTAAAACAATATACCGTAATTTATTAACCATACCCGAAACTCCTGGTATTATCAGCATTGCTACCAAACATCACGCTCCATCTTTAAAAATCAGCCAAACTAACCAACCAAAAATGTATCATTGGTTTCTAAAAGTACGAGTCAAATGTAACCCGCAACAGCCAGCAAAATTACATTTTGTTGAAGGATGGATCGAGCGGACTAATTTAAATTGGGAATTTGGCGATCGCTTAGAGCAGCTAACTGCTATAGAAAAGGCTGCATTTTACGCTAAAAAAGGAATATGGCACGATGCAGTGACTAACTTGGCAGAACTTAGCCTGGCTAATCCTGGCAGCGATCGCCAAAATTATGCGGCTGAATGGAAAAGCCTGTTGCAATCTGTAGATTTGGAGATTTTAGCCAACTATCCACTGCTCGACTGTTGTAAATTTCTTGAGTAA